In the genome of Calothrix sp. PCC 6303, the window ACATTCCGCACTTCAGAATGTAGCATTTTATGCTACATTAGAACTCTCTGGCACGAGTAAATAAAAATACTCGTAAAATTCAAGTAAGACAGTATTAAGAATCAGCCAAAGGTTATTAAGTATACAGAAAATTGCGTAGGCGATTAATACTGGTTTCAAGCTTTTGAGAAAAAGTTAATATATATTGTTTTATCGTGCCAAATTACTTAGATAGCAAAAGTGAGACAATTAAAAAAACTCAAAAATATTTGAGAGGTAAAAATGTCACCAACTTCAATTGCAGAAATTAAAAATATAGATCATCTCGGAATAGTAGCTGGGCTAATTGATGAAATAGGAATAGTTGAAACAATTAATTCCAAATTAGGAGTAGACTCCCGTGAGAAGATTACAGCAGGAGTATTGGTAAAAGCTGTTTTAATCAATGGATTAGGATTTGTATCAAGACCTTTATATTTATTCAAGCAGTTTTTTGATGATAAAGCAATTGAATTATTATTGGGAGAAGGTGTAGAAAGTAATTATCTCAACGACGATAAAATTGGAAGAGTCATGGATGATTTATATAAATATGGATTGAATAATTTATTTATAGAAATTGTCCTATCAGTAATTAAGAAATTTAAAATAGATACAAAATACTCACATTTAGATGCAACTTCATTTCATTTACACGGGAAGTATAAAAGAGAAATGAATCAAGAAAAAGAAGAAGAAATCACTAAAGAAAGACCAATATTCATAACCAAAGGATATTCTCGTGACCATAGACCAGATTTAAAGCAATGTGTTTTAGATTTAATCACGAGTAGTGATGGAGATATACCATTATTAATGAGAGCAGGAGATGGGAACGAAGCAGATAAAGCAGTATTTGGAAAAATCTTAATAGAATTTAAAAAACAAATAGTTTTTGACAGTATTATGGTCTGTGACAGCGCATTATATAGCCAAGAGAATCTCAAATTAATTGAGAATTTAAAATGGATAAGTCGAGTGCCGATGACGATTAAGAAAGCACAAGAATTAGTTCAGTCTGTAAATACAGAGGAGATGGAAGAGATAGAGGAGATAGAAACAGAAGAAAAGGAGATAGAAACGGAAGAAAAGAAGAAAAAGACATATCAAGATTTAGACGGATACAAGTGGAAAGAAGAAATAGTTAATTATGGTGGTATTAAACAAATTTGGCTAATAGTAGAAAGTCAAAAAAGAAAAGATAGCGATTTAGAAAAGCTAGATAAAAAGCTAATAAAAGAAAAAGATAAAGTTGAAAAGTTGCTTAAAGAGTTAAAAAGAGAAGATTTTGAAACTCCAGAGCAAGCACGATATAAACTAAAAGGTATCAATAAAAAGCTAAAATTCCATGAAATTAAAGAAGCTAATTTTATTGAAAGTAAATCAAAAAATAATAAAACTATTTATAAAATGGAAGGAGTAAGTTATGAAAAACCCGAAGAAATAGAAATACAAAGAAAGGAAGCTGGAAGGTTTATTTTAGCAACTAACCTAGTTAATGACGACGATAAATTAAAACCAGAAGAAATTATTACGACTTATAAAAATCAACAGTCTTGTGAACGAGGATTTAGATTTCTAAAAGACCCCTTGTTTTTTGTCAGATAGTTTTTTTCTTGAAAACCCTGAAAGAATCGAAACTATGCTATTTTTAATGTCTTTATGTTTGCTAGTCTATAACCTTGGTCAAAGGGAACTGAGAAATAGCTTAAAAAGAATCAAAATCGGAATCAAGAATCAATTAGGAAAACTAACTTTATCTCCGACATTAAGATGGGTATTTCAATGTTTTCAAGGAATTCATTTTTTAATGTTAGATGGTCTTAATCAAATTGTTAATTTAACATCAGAACGTCATTTTATTTTGAGTTGTCTGCCCTCATCTTGTCAAAAATATTATTTACTTTCTTAACTTAAACAAGATTTGGACAGGAAATAAAAATTTATTGAAATTTCAAGGAGCAGTAATTGCTCCTCAAATTTTTAGTGCTTACGTAATCTATTTTATGGGTCAATCTTTTTGTCTTTGATTATTTATTTTTAAAAGTATATTCATTCAGCATTCTATTTCTTCATCATCCTGACTTTTTACTTTTTCCTTACTTGTAATCTTTTTGTACTTCAAATTGAAGTGCGGAATGTGGGTTACAAACAAACGTTGGTGCGAACCTGAGGGTGTAGAAAAATGGTGAGCCTTTTTTCCGCTTGTATTGCTTATGCTATGTGGGTTTGAGGGTTTTCTATTTCTTAATTGGTTCGCACCGTTGCTGAAAGTATTGCTCTGTAGGCTTTTTGCAGTTTTATGTGCCGCAATAGTTGACAGGCTAGTGGCTGAAACGTTATTTTAAATGAGGTTCTCACTTTTGCACCTTGAAAACTAAATAGAGTAAGGGTTGTATCTCAAAGCGGTTCCTATAAACTAAAATCCCTATCAGGGATTGAAACAGTTGCTTTTCCTGATAAAGATTGCCCGGAAAAGTTCCTATAAACTAAAATCCCTATCAGGGATTGAAACCTTACTCAGCAGGAAGATATCAGCAACTGAATGACGTTCCTATAAACTAAAATCCCTATCAGGGATTGAAACCAACCCCTAAGAGTGAGCGCCAAAGAATTCTAGCGTTCCTATAAACTAAAATCCCTATCAGGGATTGAAACAACGAAAATCTAGATGATTTTAGGGCTAATTTTGCTGTTCCTATAAACTAAAATCCCTATCAGGGATTGAAACAGTTAGCGCAGAAACCAGGCAGCAAGCAATCAGGCAATTCTTGTTCCTATAAACCAAAATCCCTATCAGGGATTGAAACATCTGGGCTATGACGAGTTAACTCATTTCACGAAGTTCCTATAAACCAAAATCCCTATCAGGGATTGAAACTCATAACGGTGCAACTTGGGGGATAAATAATGAGTTCCTATAAACCAAAATCCCTATCAGGGATTGAAACAAAGAAGTATAAGTCTGAATAAGTCTGAATATCCCTGTTCCTATAAACCAAAATCCCTATCAGGGATTGAAACCCTTTGATTAGCTATCAACCTGGCGACAAGGCTGTAGGTTCCTATAAACCAAAATCCCTATCAGGGATTGAAACTTGATAATAGTATTCTGAATACTCTGGTGTAATTGTTCCTATAAACTAAAATCCCTATCAGGGATTGAAACAGTAACCATTCGTTCGCGGAATCTTTACCCATACTGTTCCTATAAACTAAAATCCCTATCAGGGATTGAAACCCAGCACGAGTGCGATCGCCGATTGCGATCGCGTTCCTATAAAGTAAAATTCCTAAGCCATATCGTATAGTGTGCAAAGAATTGATAATTTTTGCTTCATGCGATCGCGCAAATTATCTGGCGATACAATTACACAATCTTCCCCATACTTTAATATTTCCCGAATCAACCAAAACGGATTCGATACCTTTCGCTCAACTTGACGCACATCTCCTATAACTTCGTTGCTAATATCATTTGCTTTAGTTTCGTAGCCTTTGATCATTCCTCTAAAAAAGTGTAAGTACACTTTTAGGTAATCTAAACCTTCCTGTCGCCATTGTCCGTTCACTGGCACAACACCCTTAACTCGATCTAGACGCAAACAGCGATTGTGGATGAGTTCTGGAAAATCAGTATCTTTGATGTCTTCAGTCTCGTCACACCAAATATCTAAGTAAAAGCGTTTCTCTTCAAAAGAAATTTCCGCATAACGTACTGTATAGGATAAATCCTCTCCTTGAGCATTCCCGTAAAGCAGGTGGAATGGTTGTTGATTTTGGCGCAGTTGATCGATGAGAATTCTCCACGCTTCCGTGGGTTGACTAACCTGCTGCAACAGCAATTGACGCATGGGAGCTTCAAGATTTCCCCGCTCTAATAACAAACTGGAAGTAATTTGAGCCTGTTCGATAAATCCTGAATCCTTGAGTAATGCGATCGCTTGTTGGAGTGCTGTAACTTGGGATGGGTTAAAGCGGAAAGGTTCACCGACCTCATACTGCTGTTGTGCGATCGCCACCAATAACCCTGATATACTAGGCGACTTTCCCCAGAATATACCTAAACGACGGGCAATTTCTTCCAGTTGTTCTTTGCTTCCATCGGGTATTGACAGTGTAATTGTTTCTTTTTTCCTAGACATTTGCAAAAATGTAATTACATTATTGACATATTTGGTTATATAGAGTTATTGTAACTGTATACAAGTTAAATAACCAATCTAAGCCACTATCAAACTTTGCATTTGCCAAGTCAAAACTCAAAAATCAAGATAAATTAGAGAAAATAATGACAGGTTAAAGGTTATGACTAGCGAGAATTTACTTGCTCGAATTTCCATCGACCCCAACATTTGCTTTGGTAAACCTTGTATTAAGGGACATCGAATTTGGGTATCAATGATTTTGGATTATTTAGCAGGGGGAGAAACAATTGAGGGGATTCTTGAAGCTTACCCCAGCATTGAAAGAGAGGATATTTTAGCTTGTATTGCCTATGGTGCAGAGATGTCACGGGGTGCTTTTGTGGAGATTCCTTTAACTAAAAAAAAGGAAGCAACTGCGTGAATTTAAAGTTAGATGAAAATATTGATGCTCGTGTTATTACCTTGTTGCGTT includes:
- a CDS encoding DUF433 domain-containing protein, with translation MTSENLLARISIDPNICFGKPCIKGHRIWVSMILDYLAGGETIEGILEAYPSIEREDILACIAYGAEMSRGAFVEIPLTKKKEATA
- a CDS encoding helix-turn-helix transcriptional regulator, which encodes MSRKKETITLSIPDGSKEQLEEIARRLGIFWGKSPSISGLLVAIAQQQYEVGEPFRFNPSQVTALQQAIALLKDSGFIEQAQITSSLLLERGNLEAPMRQLLLQQVSQPTEAWRILIDQLRQNQQPFHLLYGNAQGEDLSYTVRYAEISFEEKRFYLDIWCDETEDIKDTDFPELIHNRCLRLDRVKGVVPVNGQWRQEGLDYLKVYLHFFRGMIKGYETKANDISNEVIGDVRQVERKVSNPFWLIREILKYGEDCVIVSPDNLRDRMKQKLSILCTLYDMA